In Aspergillus fumigatus Af293 chromosome 6, whole genome shotgun sequence, the genomic window GTACAAGCTGGGAAATGCATTGTTGTGGCCATCAACAAGTGCGATCGGcttcctgcagcagatcggTTCGGCCAGTCACTGCATGACCTGAGGACGAAGATAAGGACACTGTTTCCAGCCGTCCCGGAGAAGCGCATATTCGACATATCCTGCAACGAGGCCTCGGAAGAGACTCTGTCCGAGCAATCTGATCCGGGGAACCTGCAAAGATTCCTACGAGGCTTGATTTCAACTTTCGAAGAAATTGCATCCCCAGCAAGAATGGACGGGGATGAGAATGGACAATACGATCTTTCCTATTGGGAAGATTCATTGGGAGTGACACATCGACAAAGCTCTAATCTACAGAGATGCATGCAACACTTGGACGATTTCCTGAACGAGACTACCCAAGCCCAAACGCTCCAAACTCCCGGCTATGCTGATGATCGAAATATTGAGACGGAAATTGATGTCGTTATGGCAGCCGAGCATCTGCGATTCGCCGCCGACACTCTCGCCAAGATCACCGGCAAAGGCGAGAGCGGGGACGTGGAGGATGTCTTGGGCGTCGTATTCGAGAAGTAGGTTCTCGTGTGTGATTATGATAATGTTGCTTTGCGGCTAACATCGGGGCTTGCTCTAGGTTCTGCGTTGGAAAGTGAAATTGCAAATATATTCGTCGATCTGACAGTCTTCTGCATCTATATttttgcctcgcttccaCCAGAGGTGGCGAATTCCCATCCCACAGCCCATATCCCAGGCACCGCCGTTGGTCCCAACTCATAATagccgagaagaagctcatccGGATCAACATCTATCGAGAGACTCAAATTGACTCTCGAGCGTTATTTAGTGGTCGTCGCTATGCACGTCGTTATATCCGCCACGCCCTTGCATGGATGGCAAGCCGAGCAAGACGCCAGTACAGGCGCGACCGGGAACCGGGTGGGAGGGCTTTGTCGACTGGGCAGGAGCGTTGTATCCACCTCTTCCCATTGACGTTGTTTGGCTAGCgaagagaggaggagaggacCGTTCTAGCTCCTAAGGTCCAATTCTTCGACAATCGAGTCCAAGAGAAGGATCGCAAGACCGGAAGGACTGACCAAGTCAAGATGATTGCGAACTCGTAGATGTATTCAGTAGGCTGGAATGAATGCGATCCATCCAAAGAGAATGACTATGTAAAGAGGCCGACTATTTATACAATATAGCTATACTCTCTTGTCTCCCGTTGCATATTATGTCTGCCTCATGACACAAATCCGCCAGGCACCCACGGAGCAGGACCGACCAGACCGGAAATGACTAACTTTCTGCTTTGTTAATCCTTTGAAAGCAGATGTACAATCTATTTTTGCAATTAAGGATTATAGTATGGACTCTGATTTGGACTCCTTTATCGCATATTCCGCATCATTCTGTGTGTGGCTTGCTTTCGAGGATGTCTACATACAAGGGTACGAGTAGTTAGTTAGTTACATGCTTCGGATTAGTCAATCAGAGGTGGCTTTAACTTGTGACATCGCTGCCGCCTTACAAATTGGCCAGACCAGAATGTCAAATGGTAGGGTGAATCCCGAGAGACGAGATACCTGTCTTTACTCGAGTTATAGGGCGGGTGACAAACGAGGCGTTCTTCAGCTCTTGTGGTGAAGGAATTCGTGACTGTTGCCTATTGTTGAGTCATAGGTGAATCAACGGGGAGTTGGATGCGTTCCCTATCGGGTGGGTATTTTGGTCGGAGCTGGTCTCGGTGTGAGGGCTGTGCTGTTTTAGCTGTCTacatggagaggatggtctAGGACTCATATTTATTCTATCTTCGAGATGCAAATGTGATGAGTGAATAAATGAATGGTTGAAGTGATGCGAAACTAGCTAACCTCCTCGTTGGCCTTTATGGATAGCTTTGAAGATCGCATATACAACATTCAGTTTCTGTTTCTCTCCGATGACCGTGCAAACTGGAGCTGCCACGGCGGGTTCGTGGCCTTTGCTGAAAAAGCTGTCATACTCATAATTGTCTCCTACATCTACATGTGGCGTGTGTCCGAAAACACTGGACACCTCTGCCTTgtagatgacgaggacgtcTTTTACTTTTCGATGTTGCTGAAATAATGAGCAAGAACCCCTTCGCCTTGGTTGTGGCCAGAAGCCGATGGTACTTGAGCAGTCAGTTTAAATTGATGCCATGGCACGTAGCGCTTCGACCACTTGAAATCCGCGGTGGGTTTCCTCGTGCCCTTCTAGGCGAGCTCAATCCTGGCGTACTTCTACCGATAACACCTGGCGTGTGTGGATAGTGGTTCGATCCAACACTTGCCAGCGTTTCGTCGGCGGGCGCTGTTAGATGGCCGACATCCGGATCAGAAAGACTATCATATCAGAAAGACCGACTGCCTGCTGCGCATTTTTGTTGGCCTTGGTCTATATTTCAGGCTCTTCTGCCTTCGCTTCGCGGTCACGTCTCGATGATACTGGTTTCCCTTCTCGCGCCAGAGTCGCCAGACGTGCGTACCTTGTAGCCCTTCAACACGAGATCGTCGCCGGCGTCGATGCGATTGTCGGGGTTGCTTCGTCGGTTCCAGCTCACAGCGCCTCTTAGGCCACCTCCAGAATTGGAAGTTCCATTGTTTCCAGAACACGGGGTTCTGGATGAGACAGACTAGGCTTCCCTGCTTGTAAAACTATGCATCTGAATGACAGTCGCAAATTTGGGGTTTCAGAGGATTCATAGTGCTGCGCGTCATTGCCTATCGATGAGGGTTGCGAGTGCTGTCGTCTCTACCAGTTGACGGTGATAGCCAGTTGGCAGACTATACCCGCTGCGAGTTCCACAGATTATCGCTTTGGGAGTCCTTTGATACGAAGACGCGTTAACATCGCGCGCACCAGAAGTGATTCCATAGACAATGTCAAACTGGTTCTGGCAGATGGTGCAGATGTATTCAGGTCCATATCAGGAATCTATATCCTCAACCACATGGCGGCCTGATTGACCCATTTTGAAAGGATGGATGCTCGAATTGATGGGATTAGATTGGAAACTGCCCCAGGGgtaatagagaagaaggcgTACACAATCCTTAAATAGGCAAGTGGATAAACCGCACCTAGCGGAGATCCAACTCCTTGGGGGATCCCCCTGGTTGGTGTCTCAAATATTCTACTAAGAcaccaacatcatcatcatcttcttcttcttcttcttctttatcaTGGCATTATAGTCGTAAATACAAAGATTTTCATCACATGCAAACCCTGTTCATCACAACTTACTTTTCGCGCGCAGTATAtacagaagatgaagactcCGAATCCGAGTTCATTATACCAGTTGGCTCACATACAGGGTCAACGGGATTGAATGTGGATAGCAATGGTAACTTTGATACCGTCCCCCGACCCGGTTGTGGTGCGAGTACTTCGACCTCAGTCCCGGTTTCGTGAACAGTGGAAACCGGGGAGCCCCTCCAGTACGGCAGAGAGTAATCGAACCAAGGCTCAGAAGTAGAGCCAGTGTGAGAAAGGCTTGGCTCAGGTTGACGGGGAGCTGTACCTGACGAAGAAGACTGTACAGCTGCCTCGAATTGCCTGGATTGTGATGAACTACTTCTCAAGCCAATGCTGGTGCGTCTTCCTCCCCGCATATGCTCTGGCGTCACGGACCGGCTCGGGGGCAGTCCTTGCTCGAGGGTAACAGGCAGCTCCTGCGGCGCCATGGCCGAGGGCTCGGCGCATGGCTCTAGTGATCGAGTCGTCAAGGGTAGCTGAGGGGCTATCGTCCTGTTATGGAGTGTTTCTCCTATAGCTTGAGGAGGCTGGAAAGCAGGGATCTGGGTCTGCGCGACGAATTGCCCGCTATCTTGGTTCAACAACTGCCGGACTTGCGCCTTCCGCTCCTCAGAGATGATCGCATGAGGGGCAAAGCCGATTCCAGCAGCGTCAAGGCCGAACCTAGTCCCATCGTTTGCCGATGCAGGTCCATGGTGAAGCAACAGTGCCAGAACGTCAGGATGCCCATAATATGCGGCGTAGTGGTGTGGCTGCCATCCGGACTCATCTCTCCGCACGACGGATGCGCcgtgctggaggagaagggatACTACGGGGAGATGTCCCCCCATTGCTGCCAGACACAGTGGGGAATCTTCCTGTGGTCTGGTTTCGTATGCCAAGTACAAAGGGCAACCTCGCTCAAGGAGATTCTgaactgctgctgcatggcCGTGGCGAGAAGCGACCCCGAGAGCCCGGTCACCCTTGGCGTCTCTAGCCTCCAGCGAGGCTCCCTTGTCACAAAGCAGATTGAGGATATTCATCGATCCACGAGCGGCTGCGATGTGGATGGGTCTCTGCTTATTGATCTCTGTCTGTGCCTCGATGTTCGCGCTACTGATGAGAAGTAGTCTGGCAATCTCAAGGCTGTTGGCCAAACAGGCGTAATGGAGAGGAGTGAGGCCGTCGTGGCATCGTGCGTCGACTGGTACACCCTTGCGCACAAGCAGCTCGATCACCGCGAAACGGGAGTTCATGGCCGCAAGGTGTAGGGCTGTTCGCCCTAACTTGTTGGTTGCTGTCAGCACGCCCTTCTTCTGACTCAAGAGATCCACAATCTCGATGTGTCCATTGAACGCAGCCCAGTGTACCGCAGTCATGGAAGCATCATCCACACAATGAGCCGACGCTTTACGCTTGAGCAGCTCCTGCGCCACCGGACATCTCCCCATTGCTGCGCTGCAGATGAGCGGTGTCCTTCGGTCACTGCC contains:
- a CDS encoding ankyrin repeat protein, coding for MDPFTWIGAISGVLQIAQVISQTTAGLVKLKGRFSNADLTIQSLIGELSIIESALTHLEDWAKFNARVTTKSEEYIEGLNVALDGCRAVMEVLSEEVASLVQNITGQDSIVGFRARVKVVWNEDVMRGHQERLHAQVVALQLLLQACQCRSSSEQVELLRRAENRQIIKKVADDTATLRSSSYAGSQAHGSSWSFYQPSVSNVASDLDRVLASSPSIRYAGHHFQSKSDIDEGYASAATTGRSFSQTNCFSLPLRPNDSVVMSNGHSTSVTLQHAPRQYSQSQVRRSHSDSKPPSSARPPLGSKRERIRSVFRQFSRSSLKSSSSMSPGLSPTASRVARAVDEKVLKTSIDLTAPEGATAPLIVKLAQSGGLADIEMLIESGHGVDARHLSTRRTALLVAAHCGNEAVVNLLIQKNARLDAVDAWGSTALHLAASRGHCDVIQLLLLEPLDREARDAQGRTALWLAAGRGQLEATRLLVAHHAKVNVRAENHTTPLHAAAKRGDEEMVELLISCGADLEARDGAMMTALHYACEEGHLGVMKLLLDNRANINVPGSDRRTPLICSAAMGRCPVAQELLKRKASAHCVDDASMTAVHWAAFNGHIEIVDLLSQKKGVLTATNKLGRTALHLAAMNSRFAVIELLVRKGVPVDARCHDGLTPLHYACLANSLEIARLLLISSANIEAQTEINKQRPIHIAAARGSMNILNLLCDKGASLEARDAKGDRALGVASRHGHAAAVQNLLERGCPLYLAYETRPQEDSPLCLAAMGGHLPVVSLLLQHGASVVRRDESGWQPHHYAAYYGHPDVLALLLHHGPASANDGTRFGLDAAGIGFAPHAIISEERKAQVRQLLNQDSGQFVAQTQIPAFQPPQAIGETLHNRTIAPQLPLTTRSLEPCAEPSAMAPQELPVTLEQGLPPSRSVTPEHMRGGRRTSIGLRSSSSQSRQFEAAVQSSSSGTAPRQPEPSLSHTGSTSEPWFDYSLPYWRGSPVSTVHETGTEVEVLAPQPGRGTVSKLPLLSTFNPVDPVCEPTGIMNSDSESSSSVYTAREKTPCSGNNGTSNSGGGLRGAVSWNRRSNPDNRIDAGDDLVLKGYKVRTSGDSGARRETSIIET